Proteins encoded by one window of Myripristis murdjan chromosome 1, fMyrMur1.1, whole genome shotgun sequence:
- the LOC115368708 gene encoding small integral membrane protein 26-like, producing MTFKDLAKWNTRVSILYAVGVWSMVGSYAYYRYHGYFDENTVKKEEEETTVPVNPREKVYETAHTKTIIVYKEDFVPYSTRIYNFIKSFSGEPGTGDK from the exons ATGACTTTTAAAGATCTGGCCAAGTGGAACACGAGGGTGTCCATCCTGTACGCCGTCGGCGTGTGGAGCATGGTGGGCTCGTACGCCTACTACAGATACCACGGCTATTTCGATGAAAACACAG tgaaaaaagaagaggaggagacgacAGTGCCGGTAAATCCACGTGAAAAGGTCTACGAGACGGCTCACACCAAAACCATCATCGTATACAAGGAAGACTTTGTCCCTTATTCTACCAGGATTTACAACTTCATCAAATCCTTCAGCGGGGAACCTGGCACAGGAGACAAATAA
- the dtd1 gene encoding D-aminoacyl-tRNA deacylase 1 translates to MKAIIQRVTKASVTVGEEQISSIGRGLCVLLGISVEDTQKDVDYMVRKILNLRLFEDENGRAWSKSVMDREFEILCVSQFTLQCILKGNKPDFHSAMPAELAQPFYNNILENMRSTYKPELIKDGKFGAYMQVHIQNDGPVTIELTSPTGPTDPKQLSKQEKQQQRKEKTRSKGPSELGREKGALRSRQDPNASSGAEGDVSSEREP, encoded by the exons ATGAAAGCTATCATTCAAAGGGTCACGAAGGCGAGTGTGACAG TGGGAGAAGAGCAGATCAGCTCGATAGGACGAGGACTGTGTGTACTGCTGGGCATTTCTGTTGAGGACACCCAGAAGGATGTTGActacat GGTCCGCAAGATCCTCAACCTGCGTCTGTTCGAGGATGAGAATGGCCGGGCGTGGAGCAAAAGTGTCATGGACAGGGAGTTTGAAATACTGTGTGTCAGCCAGTTCACCCTGCAGTGCATACTGAAGGGCAACAAGCCGGACTTCCACTCAGCCATGCCTGCAGAGTTGGCCCAGCCCTTCTACAACAACATCCTGGAGAACATGAGGAGCACCTACAAGCCAGAGCTCATTAAAG ATGGGAAGTTTGGGGCCTACATGCAGGTCCACATTCAAAATGATGGACCCGTCACCATTGAACTGACTTCCCCTACTGGTCCCACAGACCCCAAACAG CTGTCCAAgcaggagaagcagcagcagaggaaagagaagacgCGCTCCAAAGGCCCCTCGGAGCTGGGCAGGGAGAAAGGTGCCCTGCGTTCCAGACAAGACCCCAACGCCAGCAGCGGGGCCGAGGGTGACGTGTCCTCAGAGAGGGAGCCATAG